The following proteins come from a genomic window of Neofelis nebulosa isolate mNeoNeb1 chromosome 5, mNeoNeb1.pri, whole genome shotgun sequence:
- the LOC131513007 gene encoding U6 snRNA-associated Sm-like protein LSm3 yields the protein MRKDERSQSNGLSLYLKKLQGLKHGADDLDQQQTTNTVEEPLDLIKLSLDERIYVKMKNNRELRGRLHAYDQHLNMILGDVEETMTTIEIDEKTYKEVYKSTKRNIPMLFVQGDGVVLVAPPLRVG from the coding sequence atgagaaaagatgaaaggtCTCAAAGCAATGGCCTCAGTTTATACCTTAAGAAACTTCAGGGTTTGAAACATGGCGCAGATGACTTGGACCAGCAACAAACTACCAACACCGTAGAGGAGCCCCTGGATCTCATCAAGCTCAGCCTGGATGAGCGAATttatgtgaaaatgaaaaataacagagaGCTTCGAGGCAGATTACATGCTTATGATCAGCATTTAAATATGATATTGGGAGATGTGGAAGAGACTATGACTACCATAGAAATTGATGAGAAAACCTACAAGGAGGTATATAAATCAACAAAACGGAATATTCCGATGCTCTTTGTCCAGGGAGATGGTGTTGTTC